TACTTCTACATCGAGACCAACGCCGGTACGCTCGTGAACTATGGCATGCGTTATCACAAGGGGCTACCGATCAGTAGTAGCATTGCCGAGTCCGCGGTGAACCTGGTTGTCAGCCATCGCATGGCGAAGAAGCAACAAATGCGATGGACGGACGAGGGAGCGCATTGCCTGGCACAGGTCAGAGTTGCGGTCCTCAACGAAGAATTTTCGGTTGAGAAACTCGCCGTGTTGACCACGACATCTGCAGCTGCAAACTCGCCGAGTACTCGCCGAGCGGCGTGAACTGACCTCCCACGGTTTGGTCCACTCTCGTCTACGTCAGTCGCACGCGCTTCCTCGCCCTCTACGCGGGCCTCGATCATCAGTCGCATAGCACCTCCGATCGGTTGGCAACGTCGCCAGCATAGCTGAAATGGCGCAGCGTGCCGCGCGGGCTCGCTGGATCCTTTTCGCCGCGATTTCGCTGATTCCAAGCGCCGTATCCGATCGGGCGCGACGCCGTCATGCCGTCCATGACGTTGGTCAATGTCGACGGGAATTGCCTCCCACGGATTGGTTCACTCTCATCTACGATTGCGGCAACGAACGATCTCGATGCGATCCGCGCGTGGCTCGCGCGCTTTGCCAACAAACAGACGACCTTCGACAGCTACCGCAAGGAAGCCGAACGGCTGCTGCTCTGGTCGCTCGTGCAGCTGGGCAAGCCGCTCTCGTCCCTCACCCACGAGGACTGCCTGCGCTACCAGCGCTTCGTCGCCGATCCGCAGCCGGCCGCCACCTGGATCGCCAACGCCGGTGAGGGCGGCGGCCGCAAGCATCCGCGGGGCGACGCCCGCTGGCGGCCCTTTCACGGCCCGCTGTCGCCCGCCAGCATCCGGCAGGCGATGGTAATCCTGAATGTGTTGTTTTCGTGGCTGGTGCAGGCAGGGTATCTCGCCGGCAACCCGCTCGCGCTCTCGCGCCAGCGCACCCCGAAAGCCGCCCCGCGCATCACCCGCTATCTGGAGCCCGGCCTGTGGCAGGAGGTCAAGGACTTCATTGCGTCGATGCCGCAGGAGACCGCCCGGGACCGCGCGCACTATCACCGCGTGCGGTGGCTCTTCACGCTGCTGTATCTGGGCGGGCTGCGCATCGCCGAAGTCGGCGGCAACACGATGGGACAGTTCTTCGTGCGGCGCGACGCCGACGGGACGATGCGCTGGTGGCTGACCGTGCATGGCAAGGGCGACAGGGAACGGCTCGTACCGGCGACGCGCGAGCTGATGACGGAACTGTCACGGTACCGACAACACCTGGGGATGACGGCCCTGCCCTCACCCAACGAGACGACGCCGCTCGTGCTCCCGATCGGAAGTACTGCGGGAAGCACGACGCAAGCGGACCGGACGAAAACTGAAGGCCCGTCACATCGGCCGCTGACCCGGGCCGCGCTGC
This region of Paraburkholderia terrae genomic DNA includes:
- a CDS encoding tyrosine-type recombinase/integrase — encoded protein: MTLVNVDGNCLPRIGSLSSTIAATNDLDAIRAWLARFANKQTTFDSYRKEAERLLLWSLVQLGKPLSSLTHEDCLRYQRFVADPQPAATWIANAGEGGGRKHPRGDARWRPFHGPLSPASIRQAMVILNVLFSWLVQAGYLAGNPLALSRQRTPKAAPRITRYLEPGLWQEVKDFIASMPQETARDRAHYHRVRWLFTLLYLGGLRIAEVGGNTMGQFFVRRDADGTMRWWLTVHGKGDRERLVPATRELMTELSRYRQHLGMTALPSPNETTPLVLPIGSTAGSTTQADRTKTEGPSHRPLTRAALHTIVKDVFAGAAGRLRERGEAFAARADLLGQASAHWLRHSAGSHMADNQVDLRLVRDNLGHASLTTTSLYLHVDDDRRHHETDEKHRINW